The following is a genomic window from Chromatiales bacterium.
ACAATAGAAAAGGGGCGCCATCCGGACGCCCCCCGTGAGCTTCGAATCGCATTGGGAAAACCGGCGGGTTGCGGACGCCGGCGTGACGATTCTTGACTAAGGTCGCTTCCTGCGCCCGGGCGCAATCCCTGCGCCCGGTCAATCCATCGGTATGGGTCTGGTTTAGGGAAGGTCTGAATAAGTCCATCCGGGACTTCTCAGACCACGCCGCGGCGCAAATGCGATTTGCGCCTTGCTGCAAATTCCAAGACTTGTCGTCGTGGATTTTGGCGACACTTCCCTGTGTCGCGGTAACTCTGAACCTGTTCAGAGTTCCCCTAGTTGGAACCCTTGACGAACTCCGGATAGGCCTCGAGGCCACACTCGGCGAGGTCGACGCCGGCGTATTCCTCTTCCTCGCTGACCCGGATACCCATCACGAGCTTGATGATCAGCCACACGACCAGGCTCGCCACGAAGGTCCAGGCGAAAATCATGCCGACGCCGAGCAACTGGGCGGCCATCGTGCCGTCCGAGTTGGTGATCGGCACCGCAAGCAGACCCCAGATGCCGACCACGCCGTGCACGGAGATCGCGCCGACCGGATCGTCGATGCGCAGCTTGTCCAGCGTGATGATCGCGAACACCACGATCACGCCGCCAATTGCGCCGATGACCGTCGCCCAGCCCGCGGTCGGGGTCAGCGGCTCGGCCGTGATCGCGACCAGACCGGCCAGCGCGCCGTTCAGGGCCATCGTGAGGTCAGCCTTGCCGAACATCAGCCGCGCAATGATCAGCGCCGCGACCACGCCACCGGCCGCCGCCGCGTTGGTGTTCACGAACACCTTGGCGACCGCGTTGGCCTCATCGACGTTGGAAACGATCAGTTCCGAACCGCCGTTGAACCCGAACCAGCCCATCCACAGGATGAAGGTGCCGAGCGTTGCCAGCGGCAGGTTCGCGCCGGGGATCGCGTTGATGCGGCCGTCCGAACCGTACTTGCCCTTGCGTGCACCGAGCAGCAGGACGCCGGCCAGAGCCGCCGTGGCACCGCACAGGTGCACCACACCCGAGCCTGCAAAGTCCAGGAAGCCGTTCTGGTCGAGATAGCCGCCGCCCCACTTCCAGAAGCCCTGGACCGGGTAGATCACGCCCGTCATGACGACCGCGAAGACCAGGAATGCCCACAGCTTCATGCGCTCGGCCACCGCGCCCGAGACGATCGACATTGCCGTCGCCACGAACACGACCTGGAAGAAGAAGTCGGCATACGACGAGTAGTAGTCGCCGTCGGTCCAGCTTTCCATGGACTGCGCCAGCACGGCATCGCGTGCGTTGTCGTCGCCCAGGAAGAACGAGATCGCCGGAATCAGCGCGCTTTCCGACTCGCCGTACATGATGTTGTAGCCAACCAGCATGTACATGATCGAGGCGACCGCGAACAGAACGATGTTCTTGGTCAGAATTTCGGCCGTGTTTTTCGCACGAACCAGACCGGCCTCGAGCATTGCAAAGCCCGCGGCCATCCACATGACCAGTACGCCCGTCACCAGAAAGTAGAAGGTGTCGAGTGCGTATGAGAGGTCTTTTATACCGTTGAGTGCTTCCACCGAAGTGCCCTCTGCTAGAAATGAATTGACGAGACCGTTACAACGCTTCCGCGCCGGATTCACCCGTGCGGATGCGCACGGCCTGTTCGAGCGGCGTCACGAAAATCTTTCCGTCGCCGATCTTTCCGGTGTTGGCGGCCTTGGAAAGGGCCTCGATGATGCGTTCGACCGAGTCGGCCGCCACGGCGATCTCGAGCTTGACCTTCGGCAGAAAATCGACCACGTATTCCGCGCCGCGGTACAGCTCGGTATGACCTTTCTGGCGGCCAAAGCCCTTGACTTCGGTCACCGTGATGCCGGTGACGCCGAGCTCCGACAGCGCTTCACGCACGTCGTCGAGCTTGAACGGTTTGATGATTGCGATGATGAGTTTCATGATCAGCTACTGCTCCGTTTGATCGGTTCACACGGCCCGCAACGCGGGCCGTGCGTAGAGTTGGATCGTTCGGATCGACTTACATCGACTTGGAGATCGTGAACACGATGCGGCTGTCGGCGGTGTCGACGTCATCGATATCCGTGTCGGTGTAGGCCAGTTCGAAACCAAACCCGCCGTATTCCTTGGAGACGGCCAGCTTCCAGTCGGTGTATTCGTCACCGCCGTCAAAGTCGTAGTAGCCGACGTGGGCGCCGAGTCCGAAACCGGCGACTTCAAAGTCGGCACCGGCCTCGTAGTAGGTGTTGTCATTGTCGAAGTCGTGGGAGATCTTCGCGGATGCCGGGCCGAAGCCGACACCGACGTAGACTTCCTCGAAGTTCAGGTCGGATTCGTCCGGGTAGTTGTAGTGGATGAAGCCGACGTCAAAGCTGAAGCCGCTTTCGAGTTCCTTGGCGAAGCCGCCATAGAGGTCGACCTCGATGGTGGCGTCGTCGCCGAAGTCGACGTTCGAGCCCCAGATGCCGGCGTAGAAGCCGGATTCGTGGCCGTAGTCGAAGCCACCGGAGATCGCCGGGTTCTCGTCGGTCTGCGAGATGCCGCGCCAGACGTAGTCGGTACCGAGCGCGACGTTCGCGGAAAACGAGTGCGGGCCTTCGGCAAAGGCGCTGGTCGCGCTGGCCAGAACGATGGCCGCCGAGAGTGGGGCGAGGATGCGTGATTTCATGTCGGTCTCCCGTAAAACAGGTTGTGTAGGGTCGTGTTCTGAAAACTGGCCCGGCGACTGGCTGATTCGTGCGATTGCCGCCACACCGTTGCGCCCCTGCCTTGCAGCAACCGTGCCACTCGTTTCAAACCTATTCAAAACAGCGACTTATTGGGATTCGCGGTGCCGGGGGCGGGCCAGATTCCGCGCACAGCCGGCCGAACCCCTGCGACAGTTGGCGATTTGCACCGGAACGGTGCGTTACTGGCGGGCGCATGCCTCGTTTCGGCGCGCCTGATTGGGTGCAAGCCCGGTGTCGATTGCCGTATCGTGAACAAATGGGTGCAAACCAACACCGCGCGCCGCCGGATTCGGACCCGATCGGGGAGTTCGCGCGCGAACTGAAGGCGGTCGGACGTGAACTTGCCCAGGGGCAGTTCGCCAGCATGGGTCTGGTCGGCCGAGCGGAGTTCGATGCGGCGGTGCGGGTGCTCGAACGCCTGCGCGAGCGGCTCGCCGCTATCGACGCCCGCCTCGCGACCCTTGAACCTGAACCGGGCGACAGACCCGACTGACCCACCAGATTCCAGCGTCAGGGAACGACGATGTCGCTTGCAGTCCTCTACAGCCGTGCCGCCAGCGGCATCGACGCGCCGCTGGTCACCGTCGAGGTGCACCTTTCCAACGGCCTGCCGTCGTTCACGATCGTCGGGCTGCCCGAGGCGGCCGTCAAAGAGGCGCGCGACCGGGTGCGCAGCGCGCTGATCAATTCGAGCTTCTCGTACCCGGCCCGAAAGATCACCTGCAATCTGGCGCCGGCCGATCTACCGAAGGAAGGTGGCCGGTTCGATCTGGCAATTGCGCTGGGTATTCTCGCGGCCTCCGGACAGATTCCGCCGGAACGCCTGCGAGACTACGAGTTCGTCGGCGAACTTGCGCTGACCGGCGAACTGCGTCCGGTGCCCGGTGTGCTGCCGGCGGCGCTGGCGACCGCTCGCGCCGGGCGCGGTCTGGTCGTCGCGCGCGCGAACGGTCCCGAGGCCGCACTGGCGGCCGCTGCCGAAGTCCGCGTGGCCGGTCATCTGCTCGAGGTCAGCGCCTTCCTGCTCGAGTCAGGCACGCTGGAGCCGGCCGTTGCCCCCGCGGTCGGGGCGTCCGTGACGGCGCCGGACTTGGCCGATGTGCGCGGCCAGGTCGCCGCCAAGCGCGCGCTGGAGATCGCCGCGGCCGGCGGACATCATCTGCTGCTGATCGGTCCGCCGGGGACGGGCAAGTCCATGCTCGCGGCACGGCTCGCCGGCATTGCGCCGGCGCCGGATACCCGCGCGGCGCTGGAGATCGCCGCGGTCGCCTCGGTCAGCGACGCGGGCTTCGACCCCGCGCGCTGGGCGCAACGACCCGTGCGTGCCCCGCACCACACGGCGTCGGCGGTCGCGTTGGTCGGCGGTGGTTCGATCCCGCGACCGGGCGAAATTTCGCTGGCGCACGAGGGCGTGCTGTTTCTGGATGAATTTCCGGAGTTCGACCGGCGTGTGCTCGAGGCCCTGCGCGAGCCGCTCGAGACCGGCCGCGTGACCGTCTCGCGGGCGGCCCGCCAGGCCGAATTTCCGGCGCGCTTCCAGCTCGTCGCGGCGATGAATCCCTGTCCCTGTGGTTATTACGGCGAGCGGTCCCGGCGCTGTCAGTGCAGCGCGCAGCAGGTGCAGCGCTACCGCGCCCGGATCTCCGGTCCGCTGCTGGACCGCATCGACCTGCACGTCGAGGTGCCGGCCGTGGACCCGGCCGAGCTGCGGCAGCCGGCGGCGGGTGAGACCAGCGGCGAGGTCCGCCAGCGCGTCGAGCAGGCCCGCGCACGCATGCTCAAGCGGCAGGGCGCGGCGAACGCGCTGCTCGCCCCGGGTGCGATCGCCGAACAGGCCCGCCTCGGCGAGGACGCCGCGCGTCTGCTCGGCCAGGCCATGCAGCGGCTGGGGCTGTCCGCGCGGGCCTATCATCGGGTGCTGCGGGTCGCGCGCACCATTGCGGACCTCGATTCGGCCGAGACGATTGCGGCCCCGCACGTGGCCGAGGCCCTGCAATATCGGCAGCTCGATCGCGCCGTCTCGGCGGCCTGAACGGGCGGCGACCGCGACACGGTCCGTTCCGGCCCGGCGCAAAGGTTGCTAGCATCCGTTCTGATTCTATGGATGCAACCGACAACACTGTCGATCTGGCCGCCGCGACCGATGGCTCGTTCCCGGGCTACGAGGTCGTGCGCCCGCTCGCGCGTGGCTCCATGGGCGCGGTGTTCGTCGCGCGCCAGGTCTCGCTGGACCGCCTGGTTGCGCTGAAGGTCTTCAGCGCCGACTACGATCCGGAGTTCGCGCAGCGCTTCGTCAACGAGGCGCGCGGTATCGCCGAGCTGACGCATTCGTCGGTGGTGCCCATCTACGACGTCGGCGTGATCGGCCGGCGACCGTATTTCACGATGGAGTATCTGACCGGCGGCGATCTCACGCGGCACATCCGTCGCGGGCTGCCTCCGCTGCGTGCCGTGCGGGTCATCGTGCGTCTGGCGCGATGCCTGGATTTCGTGCACAAGCGCGGGGTCGTGCATCGCGACATCAAGCCCGCGAACATCCTGTTCCGGCGCGACCGCACACCGGTATTGACGGATTTCGGCGTCGCGCGCTGGCAGTCCGGTGCGCCGGAGCTGACCATTGCCGGCTCCGTGCTGGGCAGTCCGCACTATCTGAGCCCCGAACAGGCCCGTGGCGATACCGAGATTCGCGGCGCGGCGGATTTCTACAGCATGGGCTGCGTGTTCTACGAAATGCTCACCGGCGAGCGGCCGTTCACCGGCGCGAACATGGCCGCGGTCATGCGCGCGCACATCGAGGCGCCGATCCCGCGGCTGCCCGAACCGGTCGCGATGTGGCAGCCGGCGATCGACTTGCTGCTGGTGAAGGAGCCGGCCGACCGGCTCGCGAACGGGGCGCAGCTGGTCGCGCTGCTGCGCAACATTTACGAGTCCATCGAAAGCGAGGTTGACGACGAGGTCGCCGATCCCACCGAGCCGGTCTCGCCGGCCGATGCTGCCGCCGCCGAGGCGCTGGCGAAGACCATCATCATGCGCCCGACCGCCGATCCGCTGCCCCTGCACCCGCCGACACCCAAGCGCCCGTCCCGCTTCCCTCCGTGGCTGGAGGGCGTGGCGGTGCTGGCCGTGTTTCTGGGCTTCGCCGTGGCGCTGGCGTTGTGGCTGCCCGGCGGCAAGCACCGCGACGCTGCGACCGAAACGCCGGCCGTGGTGCCTGCGCCGTCGGCCGCGCCGGCCGTCGCCGGCGCCGGCGAGCCAACGCCGGCCGTGGCACCAGCCGAGCCCGCCGCGCCCCCGGAACCGGCCGCGCCGTCCGCAGCCAGGGGCGAACCGGTGGCCGATCCAGTACCGCTCGCGGTCACGGAAACCCCGGTAGAGCCCCAGCCTGACGCGCAGGCGGCGCCCGAGCCGACGCCGATGGTCGAACCCGATGTTCTGGCACGGGAACCGGCGGCCCTGGCTCTGTCGTCTCCCGGGCTCGGGGGCGGCGACGGCGCGCCGCCGGCGCCGGTTGCTGCGGAGCCGGTGGCCGAATCCGAGTCAGCGCCGGCGTCGCTCGACGCAATTCCTGCCGAACAAGGCCCCGCGGCCGCCGTAGCGCCTGAGCCAGCGACCGCTGCGCTCGAGCCCGCCGCACCCGCGCCCCCGGCGCCGTCGCGCGCCGACCTCGTGCAGCAGTGGCTCGCGGCCGGGCGCGCGGCGCTCGCCGAATATCGCCTGACCACGCCGCCGGGGGACAACGCCGAGGCGTATTTCTCGCAGGTGCTGGAGATCGAGCCGGGCAATGCCGAGGCACTGGATGGTCGTGAGCGGATCGTGCGCCGCTACGGGCTGCTCGCGCGGCGCGCCGTCGGCGACCGGCAGTTCGACCGCGCGCGTGTGTACATCGATCGCGGCGCGCAGATCACGCCGGGGCACCCGGATCTGGTCAGGGCCGAACAGGCCCTGGCGCAGGCGCTGGCGCCGCCACGCGTTGAGGCAAAGTCGGAACGTCCTGCGGCGCGCACGCCGTCTGCTGCGCGCGTGGCAGCCCCGCCGCCGTCGCGATCAGAGCCCGATGAGCCGGAACCCCCGGCGGGGTTCTGGGATGGCTTCCGGCGCTGGGTCAGCCAGCCGCCCGGGAAGGTGTTCGAGCGTTAACCGGCCACGCCGGCAAGTCCGGAGCGCCTGCTCGGACCCCGTCTACGGCACCTGAAAATCGCGCTGGCTGAACAGGTCCACGCCGCAGGGCAGTTCGGCGATCCAGTTGATGAACCGCTGCACCATCTCGCGGCCGACGAACGGCTGGCCGTGCTGCGGCACCATCATCTCGATGTCGAGGTTGCTAACCATCTCGGCCCACAGTCGGCACATCTTGTTCGAGGCCATGTAGCGCTGGTGGAAGCCCTTCATGCGCGCGACGTGACGGTCGAAATCGTCGACCGCGTGGCTTGGGTCCTTGTCGGTCAGCGAAGCGCCCATGTCGCCGGAGAACAGGATCTTGGACGTCACGTCGTAGACGTGCAGGTTGCCGGTCGAATGCAGGAAGTGCGCCGGCAGGATCTTCAGGACTGAACCGCCCAGCCGCACTTCGCCGCCGTTGTCCGGGATCAGCACGTAGCGGTCCATGCCTTTTTCTTTCATGTAGCCGGGCACCAGGTGCGGCACGAACCGGCCCCACAGTCGCGATACGACGATCTTGCAGTTCGTGTAGAGGAACCAGCGGTCGACCGAGGCGATGATGTCCGGATCCTGGTGCGAGGCAAACACATAGGTGAGCTGCTTCGGCCGCACGAACGGCGCCATGGCCATGGTCAGCGGGGTGTAGGTCAGCGCGCCCCCCGGGTCGAGCAGCATGCTTTCGTTGCCATCCACGATCAGGAACTGGTTGGACTGGATGCCGTCGCCGGTCACCAGATCGTAGAAGCCCAGGCAGGTGTGTTCCCCCGAGCGGTAGAGTTCAACGGCCATTCAACTTCTCCTTTCCTTTTTCGGTGGTGGTTGCACACCTGTTTTGGTGGCATTGTTGTCGAACGTTCTGATTTTCCGTTTGATCTGTGTCATATTCCGACGCGCGCCGATTCGGTGCGTGCCGCGCTACGCCAAAATCCATCGATGCCCCACAGGCTCGCCAAGCAGATCGCCACGACCATCGCCCAGGGCTTCGAGCGTCACTTCACGCTGTTCCAGAAGATCACGGCCGGCGCCCGTGACCGTTTCGAGAATGCCGAGTGGAACGCCGTGCAGGCGACCTCGCGCGAACGCATCGACTTCTACGACCAGCGTGTAGTGGAAACCATAGACCTCCTGCGCGCGGCTTTCCACATTTCCCGGCTCGACGAACCGCTGTGGAAGCGGGTCAAGGTCGAATATGCGCGGCTGCTGCACGAGCACCGTCAGCCCGAACTCGCCGAGACCTTCTACAATTCGGTGTTCTGCCGGATGTTTCACCGGCGCTACTACAACAACGACAACATTTTCGTGCGACCGGCCGTTTCCACGGCCTATCTGGAGGGCGCGCAGCCGACCTACCGGACCTACTTCCCGCGCCGCGACGGAATTCGCGCCACTTTGGTGCGGGCGTTTTCCGATTTCGGTTTCCGGCGGCCCTGGGAGAACCTGCGGCGCGATCTGCGCAATTGCGTGCGCGTGCTGCGCGGGCGCTATCCGCGGCGGCGGCGTGCGAACCTGAACAACCGCACGGTGATCCTCGCGCCGGTGTTCTATCGCAACAAGGCCGGTTACATCATCGGCAAATTCGTCGACGGATTCGACGAGGAACCGTTCGTGCTGGCCGTGCTGAACAACGAGCAAGGCGCGCTGTACCTGGACGCCGTCGTGCTTGGCGAACAGGACACCGCAGCTGTGTTCAGCTTCGCGCGGGCGTACTTCATGGTGCGTACCGAGGTGCCTTCGGCGGTCGTCGACTTCCTGCTGGCGCTGATGCCGTCGAAGACGCGGGCCGATCTCTACACCGCAATCGGCCTGCAAAAATACGGCAAGACCGAGTTCTACCGGGATTTTCTGCGCCATCTTCGGCATACCGACGATGAACTCATCGTCGCGCCCGGAATTCGCGGCATGGTCATGCTGGTGTTCACGCTGCCCTCCTACCCGTATGTGTTCAAGGTCATCAAGGACCGCTTCCCGGCCCCGAAGGACACCGACCGCGCCAC
Proteins encoded in this region:
- a CDS encoding ammonium transporter, producing MWMAAGFAMLEAGLVRAKNTAEILTKNIVLFAVASIMYMLVGYNIMYGESESALIPAISFFLGDDNARDAVLAQSMESWTDGDYYSSYADFFFQVVFVATAMSIVSGAVAERMKLWAFLVFAVVMTGVIYPVQGFWKWGGGYLDQNGFLDFAGSGVVHLCGATAALAGVLLLGARKGKYGSDGRINAIPGANLPLATLGTFILWMGWFGFNGGSELIVSNVDEANAVAKVFVNTNAAAAGGVVAALIIARLMFGKADLTMALNGALAGLVAITAEPLTPTAGWATVIGAIGGVIVVFAIITLDKLRIDDPVGAISVHGVVGIWGLLAVPITNSDGTMAAQLLGVGMIFAWTFVASLVVWLIIKLVMGIRVSEEEEYAGVDLAECGLEAYPEFVKGSN
- a CDS encoding P-II family nitrogen regulator, which produces MKLIIAIIKPFKLDDVREALSELGVTGITVTEVKGFGRQKGHTELYRGAEYVVDFLPKVKLEIAVAADSVERIIEALSKAANTGKIGDGKIFVTPLEQAVRIRTGESGAEAL
- a CDS encoding TorF family putative porin, producing the protein MKSRILAPLSAAIVLASATSAFAEGPHSFSANVALGTDYVWRGISQTDENPAISGGFDYGHESGFYAGIWGSNVDFGDDATIEVDLYGGFAKELESGFSFDVGFIHYNYPDESDLNFEEVYVGVGFGPASAKISHDFDNDNTYYEAGADFEVAGFGLGAHVGYYDFDGGDEYTDWKLAVSKEYGGFGFELAYTDTDIDDVDTADSRIVFTISKSM
- a CDS encoding accessory factor UbiK family protein, translated to MGANQHRAPPDSDPIGEFARELKAVGRELAQGQFASMGLVGRAEFDAAVRVLERLRERLAAIDARLATLEPEPGDRPD
- a CDS encoding YifB family Mg chelatase-like AAA ATPase produces the protein MSLAVLYSRAASGIDAPLVTVEVHLSNGLPSFTIVGLPEAAVKEARDRVRSALINSSFSYPARKITCNLAPADLPKEGGRFDLAIALGILAASGQIPPERLRDYEFVGELALTGELRPVPGVLPAALATARAGRGLVVARANGPEAALAAAAEVRVAGHLLEVSAFLLESGTLEPAVAPAVGASVTAPDLADVRGQVAAKRALEIAAAGGHHLLLIGPPGTGKSMLAARLAGIAPAPDTRAALEIAAVASVSDAGFDPARWAQRPVRAPHHTASAVALVGGGSIPRPGEISLAHEGVLFLDEFPEFDRRVLEALREPLETGRVTVSRAARQAEFPARFQLVAAMNPCPCGYYGERSRRCQCSAQQVQRYRARISGPLLDRIDLHVEVPAVDPAELRQPAAGETSGEVRQRVEQARARMLKRQGAANALLAPGAIAEQARLGEDAARLLGQAMQRLGLSARAYHRVLRVARTIADLDSAETIAAPHVAEALQYRQLDRAVSAA
- a CDS encoding protein kinase — protein: MDATDNTVDLAAATDGSFPGYEVVRPLARGSMGAVFVARQVSLDRLVALKVFSADYDPEFAQRFVNEARGIAELTHSSVVPIYDVGVIGRRPYFTMEYLTGGDLTRHIRRGLPPLRAVRVIVRLARCLDFVHKRGVVHRDIKPANILFRRDRTPVLTDFGVARWQSGAPELTIAGSVLGSPHYLSPEQARGDTEIRGAADFYSMGCVFYEMLTGERPFTGANMAAVMRAHIEAPIPRLPEPVAMWQPAIDLLLVKEPADRLANGAQLVALLRNIYESIESEVDDEVADPTEPVSPADAAAAEALAKTIIMRPTADPLPLHPPTPKRPSRFPPWLEGVAVLAVFLGFAVALALWLPGGKHRDAATETPAVVPAPSAAPAVAGAGEPTPAVAPAEPAAPPEPAAPSAARGEPVADPVPLAVTETPVEPQPDAQAAPEPTPMVEPDVLAREPAALALSSPGLGGGDGAPPAPVAAEPVAESESAPASLDAIPAEQGPAAAVAPEPATAALEPAAPAPPAPSRADLVQQWLAAGRAALAEYRLTTPPGDNAEAYFSQVLEIEPGNAEALDGRERIVRRYGLLARRAVGDRQFDRARVYIDRGAQITPGHPDLVRAEQALAQALAPPRVEAKSERPAARTPSAARVAAPPPSRSEPDEPEPPAGFWDGFRRWVSQPPGKVFER
- a CDS encoding FprA family A-type flavoprotein; amino-acid sequence: MAVELYRSGEHTCLGFYDLVTGDGIQSNQFLIVDGNESMLLDPGGALTYTPLTMAMAPFVRPKQLTYVFASHQDPDIIASVDRWFLYTNCKIVVSRLWGRFVPHLVPGYMKEKGMDRYVLIPDNGGEVRLGGSVLKILPAHFLHSTGNLHVYDVTSKILFSGDMGASLTDKDPSHAVDDFDRHVARMKGFHQRYMASNKMCRLWAEMVSNLDIEMMVPQHGQPFVGREMVQRFINWIAELPCGVDLFSQRDFQVP
- the aceK gene encoding bifunctional isocitrate dehydrogenase kinase/phosphatase, with product MPHRLAKQIATTIAQGFERHFTLFQKITAGARDRFENAEWNAVQATSRERIDFYDQRVVETIDLLRAAFHISRLDEPLWKRVKVEYARLLHEHRQPELAETFYNSVFCRMFHRRYYNNDNIFVRPAVSTAYLEGAQPTYRTYFPRRDGIRATLVRAFSDFGFRRPWENLRRDLRNCVRVLRGRYPRRRRANLNNRTVILAPVFYRNKAGYIIGKFVDGFDEEPFVLAVLNNEQGALYLDAVVLGEQDTAAVFSFARAYFMVRTEVPSAVVDFLLALMPSKTRADLYTAIGLQKYGKTEFYRDFLRHLRHTDDELIVAPGIRGMVMLVFTLPSYPYVFKVIKDRFPAPKDTDRATVMAKYRLVKQHDRVGRMADSLEYSEAAFPVSRFSAELFDELQREAAENIYVDGDQLVIRHFYIERRMVPLNLYIAEADDGQLLHAMVEYGNAIRELASANVFPGDLLFKNFGVTRQNRVVFYDYDEIQYLTECNFRRIPPPRTPEDEFAAEPWYTVGPLDVFPEEFSTFLLGDPRLRKAFLKVNADLLDVEFWTDTQARIRAGQVGDVFPYPQAIRLPRGLRSATDSSL